One segment of Leuconostoc lactis DNA contains the following:
- the proC gene encoding pyrroline-5-carboxylate reductase produces the protein MAKYGFIGTGNMAQAMIKGLLARQVAPADIAVSSPHTAAKLAQEWGVQALSAQQLIQASDVVVLAFLPNQLAAVVNTLDFGDKLVVSVLAGITVDQLVAATGTTQVVRTLPNINVAINQGITAYAKASLTAANDTAFQAFSDQLGQAVAVPEAEFAAFSAVAGSGPAYVFNFIDALAKAGVENGLSAELATTIATQTVAGSAQLLAVSGQSAQAMQDAVASPGGSTRAGLDDLAQQQFDAVVAHAIKATVDHKHA, from the coding sequence ATGGCAAAGTACGGATTTATTGGCACGGGCAACATGGCACAAGCGATGATAAAAGGGCTATTAGCACGCCAAGTGGCGCCGGCAGACATTGCCGTATCATCACCACATACAGCTGCAAAATTAGCCCAAGAATGGGGTGTACAAGCTTTGTCAGCCCAGCAACTGATTCAAGCAAGTGACGTGGTTGTTTTAGCCTTCTTGCCGAATCAGTTAGCAGCAGTTGTCAACACGTTGGACTTTGGCGATAAATTAGTCGTTTCTGTATTAGCTGGGATAACCGTTGACCAACTGGTCGCAGCGACGGGGACAACGCAAGTGGTACGGACGTTACCGAACATTAACGTGGCGATTAATCAAGGGATCACGGCCTATGCCAAAGCGTCATTGACAGCGGCTAACGATACCGCTTTTCAGGCGTTTTCTGACCAACTTGGACAAGCTGTTGCCGTGCCTGAAGCAGAATTTGCGGCCTTTTCAGCTGTAGCTGGTTCGGGTCCGGCTTACGTTTTCAACTTCATTGATGCCTTGGCTAAAGCAGGGGTTGAAAATGGTTTGTCAGCTGAATTAGCAACAACTATTGCCACCCAAACGGTGGCTGGCTCAGCACAGCTATTAGCAGTTTCTGGGCAATCAGCGCAAGCGATGCAAGATGCTGTTGCGTCACCAGGTGGTTCAACACGTGCTGGGTTAGATGATTTGGCGCAACAACAATTTGATGCTGTTGTAGCACATGCCATTAAGGCAACCGTTGACCATAAACATGCGTAA
- a CDS encoding deoxynucleoside kinase → MIVLSGTIGAGKTSLTEMLADHLGSKAFYESVDDNPILPLFYENPKKYGFLLQIYFLNKRLAQIKEARATGVRNILDRSIYEDALLFQLTADLDRATQTEVDIYKSLVDNMMAEIAGVEDVKNPDLLIHVRVSFDTMLARIKKRGRSFEQIDDNPDLYDYYKELNKRYDDWFDAYDRSPKVQIDGDRFDFVSDADARAKVLEMIDSKLAEVQDK, encoded by the coding sequence ATGATTGTATTATCAGGCACTATCGGCGCCGGCAAAACAAGTTTAACAGAAATGTTGGCTGACCACTTGGGGTCAAAGGCATTTTATGAAAGTGTTGATGATAATCCGATTTTGCCATTATTTTATGAAAATCCAAAGAAGTACGGCTTCCTATTACAGATTTATTTTCTAAATAAGCGTTTGGCACAAATCAAAGAAGCACGCGCTACTGGGGTGAGAAACATTTTGGATCGTTCGATCTATGAAGATGCGTTATTATTCCAATTAACAGCTGATCTTGACCGCGCAACACAAACTGAAGTCGATATCTATAAGTCTTTGGTTGATAATATGATGGCGGAAATTGCGGGTGTTGAAGACGTTAAAAATCCAGATTTGCTCATTCATGTGCGCGTGAGCTTTGATACCATGTTGGCACGGATTAAAAAGCGTGGCCGTTCATTTGAACAAATTGATGATAATCCAGATCTTTATGACTATTACAAAGAGTTGAATAAACGTTATGATGATTGGTTTGATGCCTATGATCGTTCACCAAAGGTGCAAATTGATGGCGACCGTTTTGACTTTGTATCAGACGCTGATGCACGCGCTAAAGTCTTAGAGATGATTGATAGTAAGTTAGCAGAAGTTCAAGACAAATAG
- the galE gene encoding UDP-glucose 4-epimerase GalE, which yields MSVLVLGGAGYIGSHMVKTLVEAGRDVVVVDALFTGHRDAVHPDAKFYQVDIRDKAALSAVFDQEDIEQVVHFAAFSIVPESVANPLKYFDNNTSGMVTLLEVMKDHDVKQIVFSSTAATYGNPVNIPIKETDPQNPINPYGESKLMMEKIMAWSDQADGVKWVALRYFNVAGAAEDGTIGEDHQPETHLVPIILQAGLGQREYIEMFGDDYNTPDGFNVRDYVHVLDLADAHMRALQYLADGNESNQFNLGSATGFSVKEMVEAAREATGVDIPAKIGPRRAGDPDILIANSDKARDVLGWAPKYDNVQDIIKTAWNWHQSHPTGYNDK from the coding sequence ATGTCAGTATTAGTATTAGGTGGCGCCGGCTATATCGGGTCACACATGGTAAAAACACTTGTTGAAGCAGGTCGTGACGTCGTTGTTGTCGATGCCTTGTTTACTGGGCATCGTGATGCCGTCCATCCAGACGCTAAGTTTTATCAAGTCGATATCCGTGATAAGGCCGCTCTATCAGCTGTCTTTGATCAAGAAGACATTGAACAAGTCGTGCATTTTGCCGCTTTTTCAATTGTGCCGGAATCAGTTGCTAATCCATTGAAGTATTTTGATAACAATACGAGTGGCATGGTGACGTTGCTGGAAGTGATGAAGGATCATGATGTAAAGCAAATCGTCTTTTCATCAACAGCAGCCACTTATGGTAATCCAGTGAACATTCCGATTAAGGAAACAGATCCACAAAACCCCATCAACCCTTATGGTGAATCAAAGTTAATGATGGAAAAGATCATGGCTTGGTCAGATCAAGCGGATGGTGTGAAGTGGGTGGCGTTGCGTTACTTCAACGTGGCTGGGGCTGCGGAAGATGGCACAATTGGTGAAGATCACCAACCTGAAACCCACCTTGTGCCAATCATTTTGCAAGCAGGTTTGGGTCAACGGGAATACATTGAAATGTTTGGCGATGACTACAACACACCAGACGGTTTCAACGTTCGCGACTATGTTCACGTATTAGACTTGGCAGATGCTCACATGCGGGCTTTGCAATATTTGGCTGATGGTAATGAATCGAACCAATTTAACTTGGGATCAGCAACTGGTTTCTCAGTTAAGGAAATGGTGGAAGCAGCGCGTGAAGCGACTGGCGTTGATATTCCAGCTAAAATTGGGCCACGTCGTGCTGGCGATCCTGACATTTTGATTGCCAACTCAGATAAGGCACGTGATGTGCTGGGTTGGGCGCCAAAGTATGATAATGTGCAAGACATTATCAAGACAGCTTGGAACTGGCACCAAAGCCATCCAACTGGTTACAACGATAAATAA
- a CDS encoding acyl-[acyl-carrier-protein] thioesterase, which produces MQPFAMQRHVEYYEADMTGKLSLPMILNWAVLASKMQGDALGVGQDVHLARGLGWVILQYEVTVKRRPKINESVTVQTFAAKYNPFFVRRPFAFFDAAGEEVIRVDSIWAMIDIENRRMARIPEDIINAYQAEYVKQIPRIPNPAHFASDDVYEAKDYHVRYLDIDANQHVNNSKYFEWMQDVMAPEFLNTHEVTTINLRFENEIRLGHTIQSQVVHQDHESKHRIMMGDVVSAEAEFKWRDA; this is translated from the coding sequence ATGCAACCATTTGCGATGCAACGACACGTTGAATATTATGAAGCGGATATGACAGGGAAATTATCCTTGCCGATGATTTTAAATTGGGCCGTTTTGGCCTCAAAAATGCAAGGGGATGCCTTAGGGGTTGGGCAAGACGTGCACTTAGCGCGTGGTCTCGGTTGGGTTATTTTACAATATGAGGTCACGGTTAAGCGACGCCCTAAAATTAATGAGTCGGTAACAGTCCAAACTTTTGCGGCAAAATATAATCCTTTTTTTGTGCGGCGGCCGTTTGCTTTTTTTGATGCCGCAGGAGAAGAAGTGATTCGTGTCGATTCGATTTGGGCCATGATTGACATTGAAAACCGGCGCATGGCACGCATACCGGAAGATATTATTAATGCCTATCAAGCTGAATATGTGAAACAGATTCCGCGTATTCCTAATCCGGCGCACTTTGCATCAGATGACGTTTACGAAGCCAAAGATTATCACGTTCGCTATTTAGATATTGATGCCAATCAGCATGTGAATAACTCGAAGTATTTTGAGTGGATGCAAGATGTCATGGCACCTGAATTTTTAAATACCCATGAGGTGACTACAATTAATCTCCGGTTTGAAAATGAAATTCGGCTGGGACACACGATCCAATCACAAGTCGTACACCAAGATCACGAGAGTAAACATCGCATTATGATGGGTGATGTCGTCAGTGCCGAGGCGGAATTCAAGTGGCGTGATGCTTAA
- the rsmI gene encoding 16S rRNA (cytidine(1402)-2'-O)-methyltransferase: MQQQKSFEQRETGTLYLVPTPIGNLQDMTPRAIAVLADVDLIAAEDTRHTQQLLNHFDITTKQTSFHEHNWQAKIPGIIADLQQGKNIAQVSDAGMPSISDPGKELVAAAISQGIAVVPIPGATAGVTALIASGLVPQPFYFYGFLQRKNSDQLTELERLATLRDTTIFYEAPHRLKQTLENIQKVMGDDRQVVLARELTKKYEEFLRGTVAELVAWAKTHEIRGEFVVMIAGFTGEEIAATDNDEAELTVQEAVAKLVAKGLKPNAAIKQVAKARQLDRQAVYADYHGID, translated from the coding sequence ATGCAACAACAAAAGAGTTTTGAACAGCGCGAAACCGGAACACTCTATCTTGTGCCAACCCCGATTGGCAACTTGCAAGACATGACCCCGCGCGCCATTGCCGTTTTGGCCGATGTTGATTTAATTGCAGCTGAAGATACGCGGCACACGCAACAGCTCCTTAATCATTTTGACATTACCACAAAGCAAACGAGTTTTCATGAACATAATTGGCAAGCTAAAATACCAGGCATCATTGCGGATTTACAACAAGGCAAAAACATTGCGCAAGTGAGTGATGCGGGGATGCCGTCGATTTCTGATCCAGGAAAAGAATTAGTGGCCGCAGCGATTAGTCAAGGGATTGCTGTGGTGCCAATTCCTGGCGCAACAGCCGGTGTAACGGCGTTGATTGCCAGTGGGTTAGTGCCGCAACCATTTTATTTCTATGGTTTCTTACAGCGGAAAAATAGCGACCAGTTGACCGAGTTAGAACGACTTGCCACATTGCGTGATACAACAATTTTTTATGAGGCACCGCATCGCTTGAAACAAACCTTAGAAAATATTCAAAAGGTGATGGGTGATGACCGACAAGTGGTTTTGGCGCGTGAACTGACGAAAAAGTATGAAGAATTTTTGCGCGGTACAGTGGCCGAATTAGTGGCTTGGGCGAAAACACACGAAATTCGCGGTGAATTTGTTGTGATGATTGCCGGCTTTACTGGTGAAGAAATAGCGGCAACTGACAATGATGAGGCTGAATTGACAGTCCAAGAAGCCGTGGCTAAGTTGGTCGCTAAAGGCTTAAAGCCTAATGCGGCCATTAAACAAGTGGCCAAAGCGCGGCAGCTTGATCGACAAGCGGTCTATGCCGATTATCATGGCATTGATTAA
- a CDS encoding DNA polymerase III subunit delta, with translation MTPEFITIAEKVYPQQIAHFKQLIATNQLSHLYLFVGPSQPEKLAFSRYLAWLMAGADERQAIRIMADDHPDVKITQPSLPKSGTGTKRTWKVDQIRALKPEFVTVAQESQRKVFVFDAIETLQAESGNALLKFIEEPAGPQLMIMLAENLNEVLPTIRSRAQIVQLRPEIALAQPDDEAEQWRKTMQPVLFKWFELMMQRRVEAFVYVQLQLVDALKEAPQQRLFLTWLHELSRDTVVYGQIPDAQLHFPTLVGLYKTLRQHYSPQQLVRASDVIFADDRLSQTNVSLQTRFEKMVLEIAMALGE, from the coding sequence ATGACACCGGAATTTATTACAATCGCAGAAAAGGTGTATCCGCAACAGATCGCCCATTTTAAACAATTAATTGCGACAAACCAGCTCAGTCATCTGTATCTCTTTGTCGGCCCAAGCCAGCCAGAAAAGCTGGCTTTTTCGCGTTATTTGGCTTGGCTTATGGCTGGTGCGGATGAGCGACAAGCCATCCGGATCATGGCGGATGATCATCCAGATGTTAAAATTACCCAACCCAGCCTACCCAAAAGTGGGACAGGGACTAAGCGGACGTGGAAGGTCGACCAAATTCGGGCATTAAAACCAGAATTTGTCACGGTTGCGCAAGAAAGCCAACGTAAGGTTTTTGTGTTTGACGCCATCGAAACGTTACAAGCCGAGTCTGGCAATGCGCTGCTTAAGTTTATTGAGGAGCCGGCTGGGCCGCAACTCATGATCATGTTGGCCGAAAACCTCAATGAGGTGCTGCCCACCATTCGATCACGGGCGCAAATTGTCCAATTACGCCCCGAAATTGCCTTGGCACAGCCAGATGATGAAGCCGAGCAGTGGCGTAAAACAATGCAACCAGTCTTGTTTAAATGGTTTGAACTGATGATGCAACGACGGGTGGAAGCTTTTGTGTATGTGCAATTGCAACTCGTCGATGCGTTGAAAGAAGCACCACAGCAACGTCTTTTTTTGACCTGGTTACATGAATTATCACGTGACACGGTTGTTTACGGGCAAATACCCGACGCGCAACTTCATTTTCCCACACTAGTTGGTTTATACAAAACATTGCGACAGCATTATAGTCCACAACAGTTAGTGCGCGCGAGCGACGTTATTTTTGCTGATGACCGATTAAGCCAAACGAACGTGTCACTGCAAACACGATTTGAGAAAATGGTCTTGGAAATAGCCATGGCATTAGGAGAATAA
- a CDS encoding cyclic-di-AMP receptor, producing the protein MKLVTAIVQDKDATKLSNAFVKANIRATRLTTTGGFLRSGNTTFLIAIEDTRVQETLDIIQEVSQTRKQFMVPPVNLDAGGEQIGIYPIEVEVGGATVYTQNIESFHQF; encoded by the coding sequence ATGAAATTAGTGACAGCTATTGTTCAAGATAAGGATGCGACCAAGCTCAGTAACGCTTTCGTCAAAGCCAATATTCGGGCGACACGTTTGACGACGACGGGTGGTTTTCTACGTTCAGGCAACACCACTTTCTTGATTGCCATTGAAGACACACGCGTGCAAGAAACGTTGGACATTATTCAAGAAGTATCACAAACACGAAAGCAGTTTATGGTGCCGCCAGTGAATTTAGATGCCGGTGGTGAGCAAATTGGCATTTATCCGATTGAAGTTGAAGTCGGTGGCGCAACTGTTTATACGCAAAATATTGAATCATTCCATCAGTTCTAA
- the tmk gene encoding dTMP kinase — MTKPLFITFEGPEGAGKTSVLQALVAELQPQLGEALVTTREPGGNPISEAIRAILQPAEDNGMDDRTEALLYTAARRQHLVSVVLPALEAGKVVISDRYVDSSLAYQGGGRGLGVDQIWQINQFAIDGLMPDLTIYFDVPAEVGLARVMANRQDKIDRLDKESLAFHQAVRETYLALQRDFSDRIKLIDATQPLEQVIAETRTLLFDIIASRKESSL; from the coding sequence ATGACGAAACCGCTATTTATTACTTTTGAAGGACCGGAAGGTGCGGGTAAGACAAGCGTCTTACAGGCACTGGTGGCTGAATTACAACCGCAACTTGGTGAGGCACTTGTGACGACACGAGAACCTGGGGGCAATCCGATTTCTGAAGCCATTCGTGCGATTCTGCAGCCGGCAGAAGATAATGGCATGGATGACCGCACAGAAGCCTTATTATATACGGCAGCGCGCCGGCAACACTTGGTATCCGTCGTTTTGCCAGCACTTGAAGCGGGTAAAGTGGTGATTTCTGATCGTTACGTGGATAGTTCGTTGGCCTATCAAGGCGGTGGTCGTGGCCTAGGTGTCGATCAGATTTGGCAAATTAATCAGTTTGCCATTGATGGGTTAATGCCTGATTTAACGATTTATTTTGATGTGCCGGCCGAAGTTGGCTTGGCGCGCGTGATGGCCAATCGTCAAGATAAGATTGACCGTTTGGATAAGGAATCATTAGCCTTTCATCAAGCAGTGCGAGAGACTTATTTAGCCCTGCAACGTGATTTTTCTGATAGAATTAAATTAATTGATGCGACACAACCGCTAGAACAGGTCATTGCAGAGACACGCACATTGCTATTTGACATCATAGCATCGCGAAAGGAGTCATCATTATGA
- a CDS encoding YaaL family protein: MIFRKKKVNLRQTYDQALVFQIDKAKIDWDTAQNSEEALLDGQVNVRLIQAQTALTKAKFNYLYREARRRKTVGHMQTHVLKTDRI; this comes from the coding sequence ATGATATTTCGTAAAAAGAAAGTAAATCTGCGACAAACTTATGACCAGGCCCTCGTTTTTCAAATTGATAAAGCTAAAATTGACTGGGATACGGCCCAAAATTCGGAAGAAGCATTGTTAGATGGCCAAGTCAATGTGCGGTTAATTCAAGCACAAACAGCGCTAACAAAAGCCAAATTTAACTACCTCTATCGTGAAGCACGCCGTCGCAAGACAGTTGGGCATATGCAAACCCATGTCCTGAAAACTGATCGCATTTAA
- the recR gene encoding recombination mediator RecR has translation MEYPEPIAKLIASYTKLPGIGQKTATRLAFYTLGMAEDDVIDFSKALASAKNDLTFCEVCGNITEKTINPCVICQDPSRDQTTVFVVEQARDVMAMENTRDYHGLYHVLNGVISPSSGTGPEDINLPSLIRRLSEHQEINEVIVGTNVNAEGEATAMYLARLLKPAGIKVTRLAHGLAVGSDIDYADQLTLIKAVQGRTEL, from the coding sequence ATGGAATATCCAGAACCGATTGCAAAATTAATAGCAAGCTATACAAAATTACCGGGTATTGGGCAAAAAACGGCCACACGTCTGGCTTTTTATACCTTAGGTATGGCAGAAGACGATGTCATTGATTTCTCTAAAGCACTTGCTTCTGCCAAAAATGATTTGACCTTCTGTGAGGTGTGTGGCAACATTACGGAAAAGACAATCAATCCGTGCGTGATTTGTCAGGATCCATCGCGTGACCAAACGACTGTTTTTGTGGTTGAGCAGGCGCGTGATGTGATGGCGATGGAAAATACGCGTGATTATCACGGCTTGTATCACGTGCTCAATGGCGTGATTTCGCCGAGTTCAGGGACAGGTCCAGAAGACATTAACTTACCGAGTTTAATTCGGCGATTATCAGAACATCAAGAAATTAATGAAGTGATTGTCGGCACAAATGTCAACGCTGAAGGCGAAGCAACGGCGATGTATCTCGCACGGTTGCTAAAGCCTGCGGGGATTAAAGTAACCCGTTTGGCGCACGGTTTGGCAGTGGGGTCAGATATTGATTATGCGGACCAGTTGACGTTGATTAAAGCAGTACAAGGACGAACAGAATTATGA
- the dnaX gene encoding DNA polymerase III subunit gamma/tau, with protein sequence MAYQALYRVYRPRTFDDMIGQEVITQTLKNAIETEQTGHAYLFSGPRGTGKTSAAKIFAREVNGIDPQTDDAQIPDIVEFDAASNSRVEDMRDILANVDYAPIEAKYKVYIIDEVHMLSNSAFNALLKTLEEPPANVKFILATTEPQKVPVTILSRTQRFEFKRIATDAIQARLADILTQRDVAYDDDALRIIANVAEGGMRDALSILDQVMAYGTDRVTVDNALQVTGSTTTAQLLGYMVAVSQGDTPRGLQILHDILLAGKDAQRFVVDVLGLLRDVMMTNVAPDLIKTAIAVTDLTALAQQLSAERIQQMMVILDDIQQQLMQTMQSDVYLELLTVKLAMTAAQQASVPVQPSETATPAQPDKSAPQVIAAQPTPTPLVPVEVEPTSITPVPPTSATPPVAQPVVIAAPTEESTVANQLWARTGQNAVFAVLQQAKRETLSRVKAAWADLISQFGVAEQALLTIAAPVAASEEGLVLAFDFPPLLAQALQDAALQTQLRTALAAQQLPTEMVLITQDSWQQERSDYVAQLKAGTTHPLNLADIPRVSQTTTTQAPNTPTPEQTGLVEPAIVAEAKKLFGDDIVQVID encoded by the coding sequence GTGGCATATCAAGCATTATATCGGGTTTACCGACCACGGACGTTTGATGACATGATTGGTCAAGAAGTTATCACACAAACACTTAAGAATGCGATTGAAACAGAGCAGACAGGCCATGCCTATCTTTTTTCTGGGCCACGTGGGACAGGGAAGACATCTGCGGCTAAAATATTTGCTCGTGAAGTCAATGGGATTGATCCGCAAACAGATGATGCCCAAATTCCCGATATTGTGGAATTTGATGCGGCGTCTAATAGTCGCGTTGAAGATATGCGTGATATTTTGGCGAACGTGGATTATGCACCAATTGAAGCGAAATACAAAGTCTACATCATTGATGAAGTGCATATGTTGTCAAACAGTGCCTTTAATGCCCTCCTGAAGACGCTTGAAGAACCACCGGCAAATGTGAAGTTCATTTTGGCGACAACCGAACCGCAAAAAGTGCCCGTAACGATTTTGTCGCGGACACAGCGTTTTGAATTCAAACGAATTGCGACAGATGCCATTCAGGCACGGTTAGCCGATATTTTAACGCAACGTGATGTCGCTTATGATGACGATGCGTTACGAATTATTGCTAACGTTGCTGAAGGTGGTATGCGGGATGCGTTGTCGATTTTAGATCAGGTGATGGCGTATGGCACAGATCGGGTGACGGTCGATAACGCCTTACAGGTCACTGGCTCAACAACAACAGCCCAACTATTGGGATATATGGTCGCTGTCAGCCAAGGGGATACGCCAAGAGGGCTCCAAATTTTACATGATATTTTACTTGCCGGCAAAGATGCCCAACGTTTTGTGGTTGATGTGTTAGGCTTATTGCGTGATGTGATGATGACAAATGTCGCGCCTGATTTGATTAAAACAGCGATTGCTGTGACTGATCTTACGGCACTGGCGCAACAATTATCGGCTGAACGTATTCAACAGATGATGGTGATTCTAGATGACATTCAGCAACAGCTCATGCAAACGATGCAAAGTGATGTGTATTTAGAATTGCTCACGGTTAAACTAGCGATGACGGCTGCACAGCAAGCATCAGTACCAGTCCAGCCAAGTGAAACAGCGACACCTGCACAACCTGACAAATCTGCACCACAAGTGATTGCAGCACAACCAACGCCAACACCATTGGTACCAGTTGAGGTTGAACCAACATCGATCACACCAGTGCCGCCAACATCGGCAACACCACCAGTTGCACAACCAGTGGTAATTGCTGCGCCAACTGAGGAATCAACCGTTGCTAACCAATTATGGGCGCGTACGGGGCAAAATGCGGTCTTTGCCGTCCTACAACAAGCGAAGCGGGAGACGCTTAGTCGCGTGAAGGCTGCTTGGGCAGACTTGATTAGTCAATTTGGTGTTGCGGAACAGGCCTTACTGACGATTGCCGCCCCAGTAGCTGCAAGTGAGGAAGGGCTTGTTTTGGCGTTTGATTTTCCACCTTTATTGGCACAAGCTTTGCAAGATGCCGCTTTGCAAACGCAATTACGGACAGCGCTAGCTGCACAACAATTGCCAACAGAAATGGTGTTGATTACCCAAGATAGCTGGCAACAAGAACGCTCAGATTATGTGGCGCAATTAAAGGCTGGGACGACGCATCCTTTGAATTTGGCGGATATACCGAGAGTGAGCCAAACAACCACGACCCAGGCGCCAAATACGCCAACACCAGAACAAACGGGGCTTGTGGAACCAGCGATCGTCGCTGAAGCTAAGAAATTGTTTGGTGACGATATTGTGCAAGTGATTGATTAA
- a CDS encoding HD domain-containing protein produces the protein MQNPNAWRLDQEYLAIVDDLLQHEEVQQLAQYTQHHFSNRLRHSISVSYQSYMIAKKIGADATATARAGLLHDLFYYDWRVTKFEAGSHAYVHPRIALQNAKKLTSISDKEADIIVKHMFGATIALPKYRESWIVSIVDDFAAVNEYLVPKAYLTYFKWQAKVTKKVAEVFA, from the coding sequence ATGCAAAATCCTAATGCTTGGCGTCTCGACCAAGAGTATTTAGCAATTGTTGACGATTTATTACAACACGAAGAAGTACAGCAACTCGCACAATATACGCAACACCATTTTTCTAACCGGTTACGGCACTCTATCTCAGTTTCTTATCAATCTTATATGATCGCCAAAAAAATTGGCGCTGATGCAACAGCGACGGCACGTGCCGGATTGTTACATGATCTTTTTTACTACGATTGGCGTGTGACGAAGTTTGAAGCGGGTTCACATGCCTATGTCCACCCACGTATTGCGCTTCAAAATGCCAAAAAGCTAACGTCTATTAGTGATAAAGAAGCTGATATCATTGTTAAGCACATGTTTGGTGCCACCATTGCGCTACCAAAGTACCGCGAAAGCTGGATTGTTTCAATCGTAGATGATTTCGCAGCGGTCAACGAATATTTGGTACCCAAGGCTTACTTAACTTACTTTAAGTGGCAAGCAAAAGTGACGAAGAAAGTGGCTGAAGTGTTTGCTTAA
- the tadA gene encoding tRNA adenosine(34) deaminase TadA, which produces MSQIPTFSDAQIDYFMQVALNEAKLAATEGEVPIGAVIVKDNQIVARAHNHREAHQLATAHAELLAIEAANDALQSWRLEDTALFVTLEPCIMCAGAIINARVPVVYYGADDAKGGATRSLYQLLEDERLNHRVVVHPQVRGDEGGALLQDFFGKIRAQRKRNKKSQTL; this is translated from the coding sequence ATGAGCCAGATACCCACATTTAGTGATGCGCAGATTGATTATTTTATGCAGGTTGCGCTAAACGAGGCCAAACTAGCCGCTACTGAAGGCGAAGTGCCAATTGGCGCGGTGATTGTGAAAGATAATCAAATTGTGGCACGAGCGCATAACCATCGTGAAGCGCACCAGCTCGCCACAGCGCATGCCGAGTTACTCGCGATTGAAGCGGCTAACGATGCGTTACAATCTTGGCGTTTAGAAGACACGGCGTTATTTGTCACGCTTGAACCTTGTATTATGTGTGCTGGGGCGATTATTAATGCCCGCGTCCCAGTGGTTTATTATGGTGCCGATGATGCCAAAGGCGGTGCGACCCGATCGTTGTATCAGTTGTTGGAAGATGAACGCTTGAATCATCGTGTCGTTGTCCATCCGCAGGTCCGCGGTGATGAGGGTGGGGCGCTGTTACAAGATTTTTTCGGCAAAATTAGAGCGCAACGGAAACGCAATAAAAAGTCGCAAACATTGTAA
- a CDS encoding class I SAM-dependent methyltransferase, protein MTTSNEKIGGEMYFTANPNSEHHFQNFDFDLLGNTLHFTTDSGVFSKSTVDFGTRTMLDALDKTTLTDGKVLDLGTGYGPVGVAIAKKYQRSVDMVDVNERALALAQQNAKQNGVDQLVSVFQSDIYQQVTDQYALILTNPPIRAGKEVVTAMLQDAVHHLVPGGKLIAVLQKKQGAPSAQKNMLAAFGNAKIIAKNKGYYILESTYEPDTHI, encoded by the coding sequence ATGACCACATCAAATGAAAAAATTGGCGGTGAAATGTATTTCACTGCCAACCCGAATTCTGAGCATCATTTCCAAAATTTTGATTTTGACTTGTTGGGGAATACCTTACACTTTACAACTGATAGCGGCGTTTTTTCTAAGTCAACCGTTGATTTTGGCACACGCACCATGTTGGATGCCCTTGATAAAACAACTCTAACTGACGGGAAGGTACTAGATCTCGGCACTGGTTATGGCCCAGTGGGGGTTGCTATTGCGAAAAAATATCAACGGTCAGTTGACATGGTTGATGTTAATGAACGGGCGTTGGCTTTAGCGCAACAAAACGCCAAGCAAAATGGGGTTGACCAGTTGGTATCCGTTTTCCAATCAGATATTTATCAACAAGTCACAGATCAATATGCCTTGATTTTAACGAATCCACCGATTCGTGCCGGTAAAGAGGTGGTCACGGCGATGTTACAAGATGCCGTGCATCACTTAGTACCGGGTGGTAAATTAATTGCTGTTTTACAGAAAAAGCAAGGGGCGCCTTCAGCACAAAAAAATATGCTGGCAGCCTTTGGTAATGCAAAAATTATTGCGAAAAACAAAGGCTACTATATTTTGGAGAGCACTTATGAGCCAGATACCCACATTTAG